A single window of Mustela erminea isolate mMusErm1 chromosome 4, mMusErm1.Pri, whole genome shotgun sequence DNA harbors:
- the TMEM217 gene encoding transmembrane protein 217 isoform X2, whose translation MKDRTFCLVVGIFSALNSIQFLIFDLNHITTIGFEDKVSIYKETKSDVVSWMLTHKKSISFVLGTLTIAFSLLLIYCTHWNKYLGLLCYTTWIIAYELISFSMVVLIHGVIEEQFKELSYLYWIFQISRMLLHFFCLPFLIRHAYVLYKDPKILSKIARRRHSSVSTMDSWSPVGMGTLYRKLN comes from the coding sequence ATGAAAGACAGAACGTTCTGCCTCGTGGTGGGCATCTTCTCTGCCCTGAACAGCATCCAGTTCCTCATCTTTGACCTGAACCACATTACCACCATCGGCTTCGAGGACAAAGTCAGCATCTACAAGGAAACAAAATCTGATGTCGTGTCTTGGATGCTGACCCACAAGAAAAGCATCAGCTTTGTCTTAGGCACCCTCACCATCGCCTTCAGCCTGCTGCTCATCTACTGTACCCACTGGAACAAGTACTTGGGGCTGCTGTGCTACACCACGTGGATCATTGCCTATGAGCTCATCAGCTTCTCCATGGTCGTACTAATCCATGGCGTCATCGAAGAGCAGTTCAAGGAGCTGAGTTACCTGTACTGGATCTTCCAAATCTCCCGTATGCTCCTGCACTTCTTCTGTCTGCCTTTCCTCATTAGGCATGCCTACGTCCTTTACAAGGACCCCAAGATTTTAAGCAAAATAGCTCGCCGCAGGCATTCCTCCGTCAGTACAATGGATTCGTGGTCCCCTGTTGGGATGGGAACGCTGTACCGAAAGCTGAACTGA